From the Ferrigenium kumadai genome, one window contains:
- the rpmC gene encoding 50S ribosomal protein L29, with amino-acid sequence MKASELKTKSATDLQQELLSLTKAQFGLRMQVATQQMTNTSELRKVRRDIARVKTVLKEKGAQK; translated from the coding sequence ATGAAAGCTAGTGAACTGAAGACCAAGTCTGCGACAGATCTCCAACAAGAGCTGCTGTCCTTGACGAAGGCTCAATTCGGTCTGCGTATGCAAGTTGCAACGCAGCAGATGACCAATACCAGCGAATTGCGCAAGGTGCGTCGCGACATCGCCCGCGTGAAGACCGTATTGAAAGAGAAGGGTGCCCAGAAATGA
- the rplW gene encoding 50S ribosomal protein L23: MSTQQFSQERLMKVLLAPQISEKATFVADKNEQVIFRVAPDATKPEIKAAVEMMFKVSVDTVQVANVKGKVKRMGRFVGRRNNWKKAYVCLAAGQEINFAASEQG; this comes from the coding sequence ATGAGTACGCAACAATTCAGCCAAGAGCGTTTGATGAAGGTGCTGCTCGCTCCGCAGATCTCCGAAAAGGCGACTTTCGTTGCCGACAAGAACGAGCAGGTGATCTTCCGCGTCGCTCCCGATGCAACCAAGCCTGAAATCAAGGCGGCCGTTGAGATGATGTTCAAGGTGAGCGTGGATACCGTGCAAGTGGCCAACGTCAAGGGCAAGGTCAAGCGCATGGGCCGTTTCGTCGGTCGTCGCAACAACTGGAAGAAGGCCTATGTGTGCCTGGCAGCCGGTCAGGAAATCAATTTTGCTGCAAGCGAGCAAGGGTAA
- the rpsJ gene encoding 30S ribosomal protein S10 — MQSQKIRIRLKAFDYRLIDQSAAQIVDTAKRTGAVVNGPVPLPTKIERFDVLRSPHVNKTSRDQFEIRTHLRLMDIVDPTDKTVDALMKLDLPAGVDVEIKLQ, encoded by the coding sequence ATGCAAAGTCAAAAAATTCGCATTCGCCTCAAGGCGTTTGACTATCGCTTGATTGACCAGTCGGCCGCGCAGATCGTTGATACTGCCAAGCGCACTGGTGCTGTGGTGAACGGTCCCGTGCCGTTGCCCACCAAGATCGAGCGTTTCGATGTGCTGCGTTCGCCGCACGTCAACAAGACTTCGCGCGATCAATTCGAGATTCGCACCCATCTGCGCCTGATGGATATCGTCGATCCGACAGACAAGACTGTGGATGCGCTGATGAAGCTGGATCTGCCGGCTGGCGTGGATGTGGAAATCAAGTTGCAGTAA
- the rplD gene encoding 50S ribosomal protein L4 — MELKVINDKGQATANLSASDELFGREYNEDLVHQLVTAYMANARAANSKQKGRSEIAKSTRKPFAQKGTGRARAGMASSPLWRGGGKIFPNTGEENYTHKVNRKMYRAGLAAILSKLVSENRLVVVDSLTVDAPKTKLLAQKIKGMGLDSGRLLIITDSLDENLYLSSRNLPNVLVLEANQADPVSLVRFPSVVVTRNAVAKIEEMFA, encoded by the coding sequence ATGGAACTCAAGGTCATTAACGATAAGGGTCAAGCGACCGCAAATCTGAGCGCGTCCGACGAGTTGTTCGGTCGTGAATACAACGAAGATCTGGTGCATCAGCTGGTTACCGCCTACATGGCGAACGCCCGTGCTGCCAACAGCAAGCAAAAGGGTCGCAGCGAGATCGCCAAGTCTACCCGCAAGCCGTTCGCGCAAAAGGGTACGGGTCGTGCTCGTGCCGGTATGGCATCCAGCCCGCTGTGGCGCGGGGGTGGCAAGATTTTCCCGAATACCGGTGAAGAGAATTACACCCACAAGGTGAACCGCAAGATGTATCGCGCAGGTCTGGCTGCGATCTTGTCGAAGCTGGTTAGCGAGAACCGTCTGGTGGTTGTGGATAGCCTGACTGTCGATGCTCCCAAGACCAAGCTGCTGGCGCAGAAGATCAAGGGCATGGGCTTGGATTCCGGCCGTCTGTTGATCATCACCGACAGCCTAGACGAGAACCTGTATCTGTCTTCGCGCAACCTGCCCAACGTATTGGTGCTGGAAGCCAATCAGGCCGACCCCGTCAGCCTGGTGCGCTTCCCGAGCGTGGTCGTTACCCGCAATGCGGTGGCAAAAATTGAGGAGATGTTCGCATGA
- the tuf gene encoding elongation factor Tu: protein MAKSKFERTKPHVNVGTIGHVDHGKTTLTAAITTVLSKKFGGEAKAYDQIDAAPEEKARGITINTAHVEYETATRHYAHVDCPGHADYVKNMITGAAQMDGAILVVSAADGPMPQTREHILLARQVGVPYIIVFLNKCDMVDDEELLELVEMEVRELLSKYDFPGDDVPIIKGSALKAVQGDQGDLGEPAIFRLADALDSYIPTPERAIDGAFLMPVEDVFSISGRGTVVTGRVERGVIKVGEEIEIVGIKPTQKTTCTGVEMFRKLLDQGQAGDNVGVLLRGTKREDVERGQVLAKPGSITPHTKFTAEIYVLGKDEGGRHTPFFQGYRPQFYFRTTDVTGAVELPAGTEMVMPGDNVSITVNLINPIAMEEGLRFAIREGGRTVGAGVVAKIIE from the coding sequence ATGGCAAAGAGCAAATTTGAACGTACGAAACCGCACGTGAACGTAGGTACGATTGGCCACGTTGACCACGGCAAGACCACCCTGACCGCGGCGATCACCACCGTGCTGTCCAAGAAGTTCGGCGGCGAAGCCAAGGCTTATGACCAGATCGACGCAGCGCCGGAAGAAAAGGCGCGCGGCATCACCATCAACACCGCTCACGTTGAATACGAAACAGCAACTCGCCACTACGCGCACGTTGACTGCCCGGGCCACGCCGACTATGTGAAGAACATGATCACCGGCGCCGCCCAGATGGACGGCGCGATCCTGGTCGTGTCCGCAGCTGATGGCCCGATGCCGCAAACCCGCGAGCACATCCTGCTGGCTCGCCAGGTTGGCGTTCCTTACATCATCGTGTTCCTGAACAAGTGCGACATGGTCGATGACGAAGAGCTGCTGGAACTGGTCGAAATGGAAGTGCGCGAGCTGCTCTCCAAGTACGACTTCCCTGGCGACGACGTGCCCATCATCAAGGGTTCTGCACTGAAGGCGGTGCAAGGCGACCAAGGCGACCTGGGCGAGCCCGCCATCTTCCGTCTGGCCGATGCGCTGGACAGCTACATCCCGACTCCTGAGCGTGCCATCGACGGCGCCTTCCTGATGCCGGTTGAAGACGTATTCTCCATCTCCGGTCGCGGTACTGTGGTGACTGGTCGTGTCGAGCGCGGTGTCATCAAGGTCGGCGAAGAAATCGAAATCGTCGGTATTAAGCCGACCCAGAAGACCACCTGCACCGGCGTGGAAATGTTCCGCAAGCTGCTCGACCAAGGTCAGGCAGGCGACAACGTCGGCGTGCTGCTGCGCGGCACCAAGCGTGAAGACGTCGAGCGCGGCCAAGTGCTGGCCAAGCCCGGCTCCATCACCCCGCACACCAAGTTCACTGCCGAGATCTACGTGCTGGGCAAGGACGAAGGCGGCCGTCACACTCCGTTCTTCCAAGGCTATCGCCCGCAGTTCTACTTCCGTACCACCGACGTGACCGGTGCGGTCGAGCTGCCGGCAGGTACCGAAATGGTTATGCCTGGCGACAACGTCAGCATCACCGTGAATCTGATCAACCCGATCGCGATGGAAGAAGGTCTGCGCTTCGCGATCCGCGAAGGCGGTCGTACCGTCGGCGCCGGCGTGGTTGCAAAGATCATCGAGTAA
- the rpsH gene encoding 30S ribosomal protein S8, whose amino-acid sequence MSMSDPISDMLTRIRNAQLAEKATVAMPSSKLKAAIAEVLKDEGYVDGYSIISGEGGKATLEIGLKYYSGRPVIEKIQRVSRPGLRIYKGSEDMPKVMNGLGIAIVSTSKGLMTDRKARANGIGGEVLCVVA is encoded by the coding sequence ATGAGTATGAGTGATCCGATCTCCGATATGCTGACGCGCATTCGCAATGCGCAGCTTGCGGAAAAAGCCACAGTGGCGATGCCTTCTTCCAAGTTGAAGGCGGCGATTGCCGAGGTGTTGAAGGACGAAGGTTATGTTGATGGCTACAGCATCATCAGCGGCGAAGGTGGCAAGGCCACGCTGGAAATCGGCCTGAAGTATTACAGCGGCCGTCCAGTGATCGAAAAGATCCAGCGCGTAAGCCGTCCTGGTCTGCGTATCTACAAGGGCTCCGAAGACATGCCTAAGGTGATGAACGGCCTGGGTATTGCTATCGTGTCCACGTCCAAGGGTTTGATGACCGACCGCAAAGCGCGCGCCAATGGTATCGGCGGCGAAGTGCTGTGCGTAGTCGCGTAG
- the rpsS gene encoding 30S ribosomal protein S19, translating to MARSIKKGPFVDAHLLKKVEAVRATNDKRPVKTWSRRSTVLPEFVGLTIAVHNGKQHIPVYVSENMVGHKLGEFSLTRTFKGHAADKKAKK from the coding sequence ATGGCACGTTCCATTAAAAAAGGTCCATTTGTCGACGCTCACTTGCTCAAGAAGGTTGAGGCGGTGCGTGCGACTAACGATAAGCGCCCGGTGAAGACCTGGTCGCGCCGTTCCACGGTGCTGCCCGAGTTCGTCGGCCTGACGATCGCGGTGCACAACGGCAAGCAGCACATTCCCGTGTATGTGTCGGAGAACATGGTGGGGCACAAGTTGGGCGAGTTTTCCCTGACTCGTACCTTCAAGGGCCATGCTGCCGATAAAAAGGCGAAGAAATAA
- the rplB gene encoding 50S ribosomal protein L2, which produces MALIKLKPTTPGQRAVLRVVNPDLHKGKPVASLVEKKTKTAGRNHNGHITTRHMGGGHKQHYRLVDFKRNKDGIPATVERLEYDPNRSAHLALLCYADGERRYIIAPKGVTVGTTLISGSEAPIKSGNALPLRNIPVGSTIHCIEMLPGKGAQLARSAGTAVQLLAREGSYAQLRLRSGEIRKVHIDCKATLGEVGNSEHSLRSIGKAGAMRWRGVRPTVRGVVMNPVDHPHGGGEGKTAAGRHPVSPWGVPAKGFRTRRNKRTSGMIVRRRFQV; this is translated from the coding sequence ATGGCATTGATTAAACTAAAACCAACAACTCCGGGACAGCGCGCGGTATTGCGCGTTGTCAACCCCGACCTGCACAAAGGTAAGCCGGTCGCGTCCCTGGTCGAGAAGAAGACCAAGACTGCGGGCCGTAACCACAATGGTCATATCACCACCCGTCATATGGGCGGCGGTCACAAGCAGCACTATCGTCTGGTGGACTTCAAGCGCAACAAGGATGGCATTCCTGCCACCGTCGAGCGCCTGGAATACGACCCGAACCGTAGCGCGCACCTGGCCCTGCTGTGCTATGCCGATGGTGAGCGTCGTTACATCATCGCTCCCAAGGGCGTGACAGTCGGTACGACCCTGATCAGCGGTTCCGAAGCTCCGATCAAGTCGGGCAATGCCTTGCCTCTGCGCAACATTCCGGTGGGTTCGACCATTCACTGCATCGAGATGCTGCCGGGCAAGGGCGCGCAGTTGGCGCGTTCCGCCGGTACTGCGGTGCAGCTGCTGGCCCGCGAAGGCAGCTACGCTCAATTGCGTCTGCGTTCCGGCGAGATCCGCAAGGTGCACATCGACTGCAAGGCGACACTGGGCGAAGTGGGCAACTCCGAACACAGCCTGCGTTCCATCGGCAAGGCCGGTGCAATGCGTTGGCGCGGTGTGCGTCCGACAGTCCGCGGTGTGGTGATGAACCCGGTTGATCACCCGCACGGTGGTGGTGAGGGCAAGACAGCTGCAGGCCGTCATCCGGTCAGCCCATGGGGTGTGCCGGCCAAGGGCTTCCGCACTCGTCGCAACAAGCGTACTAGCGGCATGATCGTGCGCCGTCGCTTTCAGGTTTAA
- the fusA gene encoding elongation factor G, with product MARKTPISRYRNIGISAHIDAGKTTTTERILFYTGVSHKIGEVHDGAATMDWMEQEQERGITITSAATTCFWKGMENQYPEHRFNIIDTPGHVDFTIEVERSMRVLDGACMVYCAVGGVQPQSETVWRQANKYKVPRLAFVNKMDRSGANFFKVVEQMQLRLKANPVPIVIPIGAEDSFVGVVDLMKMKAIYWDEASQGMKFDYRDIPADLVATANEWREKMVESAAEASEDLMNQYLENGELTEEQIIAGLRARTLACEIQPMLCGSAFKNKGVQRMLDAVIMLLPSPVDIPDVTGESEAGEPLTRKADDGEAFSALAFKLMTDPFVGQLTFVRVYSGVLKKGDTVYNSVRGKKERIGRIVQMHANNREEVDEILAGDIAACIGLKEVTTGESLCDVDKPIILERMVFPEPVIHVAVEPKTKADQEKMGIALGRLAAEDPSFRIRTDEESGQTIMSGMGELHLEILVDRMKREFGVEANVGAPQVAYREAIRKAVEVEGKYAKQTGGRGQYGHVWIKMEPSEAGKGFEFVDAIKGGTVPREFIPAVEKGLRETLPSGVLAGFPVVDVKVTLFDGSYHDVDSNENAFKMAASMAFKDGMRKANPVLLEPMMSVEVETPEDYAGTVMGDLSSRRGMVQGMEDMMGGGKSIKAEVPLSEMFGYSTALRSATQGRATYTMEFKHYSEAPRNVAEAIMNKK from the coding sequence GTGGCACGTAAAACACCCATTAGCCGTTACCGTAATATCGGCATCAGCGCGCACATCGATGCGGGCAAGACGACGACGACCGAGCGCATCCTGTTCTACACCGGCGTAAGCCACAAGATCGGCGAAGTGCATGATGGCGCTGCTACCATGGACTGGATGGAGCAAGAGCAGGAGCGTGGTATCACCATCACCTCCGCTGCGACGACATGCTTCTGGAAGGGCATGGAGAACCAGTATCCTGAGCATCGCTTCAACATCATCGACACCCCGGGTCACGTGGACTTCACCATCGAGGTGGAGCGTTCGATGCGTGTGCTGGACGGCGCGTGCATGGTGTACTGCGCGGTGGGTGGTGTGCAGCCTCAGTCCGAGACCGTTTGGCGTCAAGCCAACAAGTACAAGGTTCCTCGTCTGGCGTTCGTCAACAAGATGGACCGTTCCGGCGCGAACTTCTTCAAGGTCGTCGAGCAGATGCAGCTTCGCCTGAAGGCGAACCCGGTTCCCATCGTGATCCCTATCGGTGCGGAAGATAGCTTCGTCGGTGTCGTCGATCTGATGAAGATGAAGGCGATCTACTGGGATGAAGCGTCGCAAGGTATGAAGTTCGACTATCGTGACATTCCGGCTGACCTGGTTGCGACAGCCAATGAATGGCGCGAAAAGATGGTCGAGTCCGCTGCAGAGGCCTCTGAAGATCTGATGAATCAGTATCTTGAGAATGGCGAGTTGACGGAAGAACAGATCATTGCAGGTCTGCGTGCCCGTACGCTGGCGTGCGAGATCCAGCCGATGCTGTGCGGCTCCGCGTTCAAGAACAAGGGTGTTCAGCGTATGCTGGATGCGGTGATCATGTTGCTGCCGTCGCCGGTCGATATTCCCGACGTGACAGGCGAGAGCGAGGCGGGTGAGCCCCTCACTCGCAAGGCTGATGATGGCGAGGCTTTCTCCGCGCTGGCATTCAAGCTGATGACCGACCCGTTCGTGGGGCAGTTGACCTTCGTGCGCGTGTATTCCGGCGTGCTGAAGAAGGGTGATACGGTTTACAACTCCGTTCGCGGCAAGAAAGAGCGTATCGGTCGTATCGTGCAGATGCACGCGAACAATCGCGAAGAAGTCGATGAGATCCTGGCTGGCGACATCGCTGCCTGTATCGGCCTGAAGGAAGTGACCACTGGCGAGTCGTTGTGCGATGTGGACAAGCCTATCATCCTCGAGCGCATGGTGTTCCCGGAGCCGGTGATTCACGTCGCCGTTGAGCCGAAGACCAAGGCCGACCAGGAAAAGATGGGTATCGCGCTGGGCCGTCTTGCGGCAGAAGATCCTTCTTTCCGCATCCGTACCGACGAAGAGTCTGGTCAGACCATCATGTCGGGTATGGGCGAGTTGCACCTGGAAATTCTGGTTGATCGCATGAAGCGCGAGTTTGGCGTCGAAGCCAACGTGGGTGCTCCTCAGGTTGCATACCGCGAAGCGATCCGCAAGGCTGTCGAGGTCGAAGGCAAGTACGCCAAGCAGACCGGTGGTCGCGGTCAGTACGGTCACGTCTGGATCAAGATGGAGCCGAGCGAGGCTGGTAAGGGCTTTGAGTTCGTCGACGCGATCAAGGGTGGTACCGTTCCTCGCGAATTCATCCCGGCAGTTGAGAAGGGCTTGCGTGAGACATTGCCGAGCGGTGTGCTGGCCGGCTTCCCGGTCGTTGACGTCAAGGTCACGCTGTTCGACGGTTCCTACCACGATGTGGACTCGAACGAAAATGCGTTCAAGATGGCTGCATCCATGGCGTTCAAGGACGGTATGCGCAAGGCCAATCCGGTCCTGCTGGAACCGATGATGTCCGTCGAGGTGGAAACGCCTGAAGACTATGCGGGTACCGTGATGGGCGACCTTTCTTCGCGCCGCGGTATGGTGCAGGGTATGGAAGACATGATGGGTGGCGGCAAATCCATCAAGGCTGAAGTGCCGTTGTCCGAGATGTTCGGTTACTCCACCGCACTGCGTTCCGCTACCCAGGGTCGTGCGACTTACACCATGGAATTCAAGCATTACTCTGAAGCTCCACGGAACGTCGCTGAAGCGATCATGAACAAGAAATAA
- the rplV gene encoding 50S ribosomal protein L22 has translation MTTTTAVAKNIHLSAQKGRLVADQIRGLPVAQALNILTFSPKKGAGIIKKALESAIANAEHNDGADIDELKVTTIYVDKAASLKRFSARAKGRGNRIEKQTCHITVSVGN, from the coding sequence ATGACAACGACTACTGCTGTTGCAAAAAACATTCATCTCTCCGCGCAAAAGGGCCGCCTGGTTGCTGACCAGATCCGTGGTTTGCCGGTCGCGCAGGCTTTGAACATCCTGACCTTCAGCCCGAAGAAGGGTGCAGGCATCATCAAGAAGGCTCTGGAGTCCGCGATCGCGAACGCCGAGCATAACGATGGCGCTGACATCGACGAGCTGAAAGTGACCACCATCTATGTCGATAAGGCGGCTTCGCTGAAGCGTTTCAGTGCGCGCGCCAAGGGGCGTGGCAATCGCATCGAGAAGCAAACCTGCCACATTACGGTCAGCGTCGGGAACTAA
- the rpsC gene encoding 30S ribosomal protein S3 produces MGQKIHPTGFRLSVRKNWDSKWYANSENFATLLHKDIEVRAFLKKKLASAGVSKVVIERPAKNAKVTIYTARPGMVIGKKGEDIEALRAELRKRMGLQSVDLAIEEVRKPEIDAQLIADSITAQLEKRIMFRRAMKRAMQNAMRLGAQGIKIMSSGRLNGIEIARTEWYREGRVPLHTLRADIDYGTSEAKTTYGIIGVKVWVFKGETTGQEAAAPVAAEPEKKVRKSGAKHATAS; encoded by the coding sequence ATGGGACAGAAAATTCATCCAACCGGTTTCCGGTTGAGCGTTCGTAAAAACTGGGATTCCAAGTGGTATGCCAACAGCGAGAATTTCGCTACTTTGCTGCACAAGGACATCGAAGTTCGTGCATTCCTGAAAAAGAAGCTGGCTTCCGCCGGTGTTTCCAAGGTGGTCATCGAGCGTCCTGCAAAGAACGCCAAGGTAACCATCTACACCGCGCGTCCTGGCATGGTGATCGGCAAGAAGGGCGAAGACATCGAGGCATTGCGCGCCGAGTTGCGCAAGCGCATGGGTCTGCAGTCCGTTGATCTGGCCATCGAAGAAGTGCGCAAGCCCGAAATCGATGCGCAACTGATCGCTGACAGCATCACCGCCCAGCTGGAAAAGCGCATCATGTTCCGCCGCGCCATGAAGCGCGCGATGCAGAATGCAATGCGTCTGGGCGCTCAAGGCATCAAGATCATGAGCTCGGGCCGTTTGAACGGCATCGAAATCGCCCGTACCGAGTGGTACCGTGAAGGCCGCGTGCCGTTGCATACGCTGCGTGCCGACATCGACTACGGCACTTCCGAAGCGAAGACCACTTACGGCATCATCGGTGTGAAGGTTTGGGTGTTCAAGGGTGAGACCACTGGTCAGGAAGCAGCTGCGCCAGTCGCCGCTGAACCGGAAAAGAAAGTAAGAAAGTCGGGAGCAAAACATGCTACAGCCAGCTAG
- the rpsQ gene encoding 30S ribosomal protein S17: protein MSEAKTLKRTLTGTVVSDKMDKTVTVLVERKVKHPLLGKIIRVSKKYHAHDEANEFHTGDVVTIEECRPLAKTKAWRVAKLVEKAVAA from the coding sequence ATGAGCGAAGCAAAGACACTGAAACGTACCCTGACCGGTACCGTGGTTAGCGACAAGATGGACAAGACTGTTACGGTCTTGGTCGAGCGCAAGGTGAAGCACCCCTTGCTGGGCAAGATCATTCGCGTCTCCAAGAAGTATCACGCGCACGACGAAGCCAACGAGTTCCATACCGGCGACGTGGTGACAATCGAAGAGTGCCGTCCTCTGGCCAAGACTAAGGCTTGGCGCGTTGCCAAGCTGGTTGAAAAGGCGGTTGCGGCTTAA
- the rpsN gene encoding 30S ribosomal protein S14, with product MAKIALINREQKRRETVKKFAAKREALLATISNVSLSDEERAAARQKLQALPRDASPVRLRNRCALTGRPRGTFRKFGLGRIKVREFAMRGEIPGVVKASW from the coding sequence ATGGCAAAGATAGCACTGATTAACCGCGAGCAAAAACGCCGCGAGACCGTGAAGAAGTTCGCGGCCAAGCGCGAGGCCCTGCTGGCGACTATTTCCAACGTGAGCCTCAGCGACGAAGAGCGCGCTGCTGCGCGCCAGAAGCTGCAAGCGCTGCCGCGTGACGCAAGCCCGGTTCGTTTGCGCAACCGTTGTGCGTTGACCGGTCGTCCGCGTGGTACTTTCAGGAAGTTCGGTTTGGGGCGTATCAAGGTTCGCGAATTCGCGATGCGCGGTGAGATTCCTGGTGTTGTTAAGGCAAGCTGGTAG
- the rplP gene encoding 50S ribosomal protein L16, with the protein MLQPARRKYRKEQKGRNTGLATRGNKVSFGEFGLKAVARGRLTARQIEAARRAMTRHIKRGGRIWIRIFPDKPISKKPAEVRMGNGKGNPEYYVAEIQPGKMLYEMDGVDETLAREAFKLASAKLPIATTFVVRQVGA; encoded by the coding sequence ATGCTACAGCCAGCTAGAAGGAAATACCGCAAGGAGCAGAAGGGCCGCAATACCGGTCTGGCTACCCGCGGCAACAAGGTGAGTTTCGGTGAGTTTGGCCTGAAGGCGGTTGCCCGCGGCCGTTTGACTGCACGTCAAATCGAAGCTGCGCGTCGTGCGATGACCCGCCACATCAAGCGCGGTGGTCGTATCTGGATCCGCATTTTCCCGGACAAGCCGATCTCCAAGAAACCGGCCGAAGTTCGTATGGGTAACGGTAAGGGTAACCCCGAGTACTACGTCGCCGAGATTCAGCCTGGCAAGATGTTGTACGAAATGGATGGTGTCGATGAGACATTGGCGCGCGAGGCTTTCAAGCTCGCTTCCGCAAAGTTGCCGATCGCAACCACATTCGTTGTTAGACAGGTAGGTGCATAA
- the rplN gene encoding 50S ribosomal protein L14, translating into MIQMQSVLDVADNTGARSVMCIKVLGGSKRRYASVGDVIKVSIKDAAPRGRVKKGEVYNAVVVRTAKGVRRTDGSLVKFDGNAAVLLNAKLEPIGTRIFGPVTRELRTEKFMKIVSLAPEVL; encoded by the coding sequence ATGATACAAATGCAGTCTGTTTTAGATGTGGCTGACAACACTGGCGCACGTTCCGTGATGTGCATCAAGGTGTTGGGCGGTTCCAAGCGTCGTTATGCTTCCGTTGGTGATGTCATCAAGGTTAGCATCAAGGACGCCGCACCGCGCGGTCGTGTGAAGAAGGGTGAAGTGTACAACGCCGTGGTGGTTCGCACTGCTAAGGGTGTGCGCCGCACTGATGGTTCTCTGGTTAAGTTCGACGGCAACGCTGCTGTGTTGCTGAACGCCAAGCTGGAGCCGATCGGTACGCGTATCTTCGGGCCGGTGACGCGCGAGTTGCGTACCGAGAAGTTCATGAAGATCGTTTCGCTGGCACCGGAAGTGCTGTAA
- the rplX gene encoding 50S ribosomal protein L24 — MRKIKKNDDVIVITGKDKGSRGSVQQVLGDFLLVSGINKVKKHQKPNPVKGLSGGIVEKELPIHISNVAIYNAAAKKGDRVGIKTLEDGRKVRVFKSSGEMIDA, encoded by the coding sequence ATGCGCAAGATCAAAAAGAATGATGACGTCATCGTCATCACTGGTAAAGACAAGGGTAGTCGCGGCAGTGTGCAGCAAGTGCTGGGCGATTTCCTGCTGGTAAGCGGTATCAACAAGGTCAAGAAGCATCAGAAGCCGAATCCGGTGAAGGGCTTGAGTGGCGGTATCGTTGAAAAAGAGCTGCCGATCCATATCTCGAACGTGGCGATCTACAACGCTGCGGCCAAAAAAGGCGATCGAGTCGGGATCAAAACGCTGGAAGACGGGCGCAAGGTGCGCGTGTTCAAGTCCAGCGGCGAAATGATTGACGCTTAA
- the rplC gene encoding 50S ribosomal protein L3, whose protein sequence is MSLGLVGRKIGMTRVFTEDGSSLPVTVLEVSNNRVTQVKTVDTDGYTAVQVAHGVRRPGRVSKAAAGHYAKAGVEAGSALKEFTVSPEQLAGLQAGSTISVEIFQAGQLVDVTGVSKGKGYAGTIKRYNFKSGRASHGNSKSHNVPGSIGMAQDPGRVFPGKRMTGHLGDVQKTVQNLEVVRVDVARQLLLVKGAVPGAQGGSVIVRPAVKAGA, encoded by the coding sequence ATGAGCTTAGGACTTGTCGGTCGCAAGATTGGCATGACCCGCGTATTCACCGAGGACGGTTCTTCGTTGCCGGTGACTGTGCTGGAAGTGTCCAATAATCGTGTCACTCAGGTTAAAACCGTGGATACCGATGGCTATACTGCTGTGCAAGTTGCACACGGTGTGCGCCGTCCCGGTCGCGTCAGCAAGGCTGCCGCCGGACATTACGCCAAGGCGGGTGTGGAAGCGGGGAGTGCACTCAAGGAATTCACCGTATCCCCTGAACAATTGGCTGGCCTGCAGGCTGGCTCGACGATCAGCGTCGAGATTTTTCAGGCGGGTCAACTCGTCGATGTGACGGGCGTATCCAAGGGTAAGGGTTACGCTGGTACCATCAAGCGTTACAACTTCAAATCCGGCCGTGCATCGCACGGTAACTCCAAGTCGCACAACGTGCCGGGCTCCATCGGTATGGCGCAGGATCCGGGTCGCGTGTTCCCGGGCAAGCGCATGACGGGTCATCTTGGTGATGTGCAGAAGACTGTGCAGAATCTGGAAGTTGTGCGTGTCGATGTTGCGCGTCAGTTGTTGCTGGTCAAGGGTGCCGTTCCCGGCGCGCAGGGCGGCAGCGTGATCGTGCGTCCAGCAGTGAAGGCAGGTGCGTAA
- the rplE gene encoding 50S ribosomal protein L5: MARLYEFYKDKVAKDLMKQFGYKSIMEVPRIEKITLNMGVGEAVADKKVMDFAVGDMQKIAGQKPVITLSKKSIAGFKIREGYPVGCKVTLRKERMYEFLDRLISVAIPRIRDFRGISGKSFDGRGNYNMGVKEQIIFPEIEYEKVDALRGMNITITTSAKTDEEAKALLLAFKLPLKK, encoded by the coding sequence ATGGCTCGTTTGTACGAATTTTACAAAGACAAGGTCGCTAAGGACCTGATGAAGCAGTTTGGCTACAAGTCCATCATGGAAGTGCCGCGCATCGAAAAGATCACTCTGAATATGGGTGTCGGCGAGGCGGTTGCTGACAAGAAGGTGATGGATTTTGCGGTTGGCGACATGCAGAAGATTGCCGGTCAGAAGCCTGTGATTACCTTGTCCAAGAAGTCCATCGCTGGCTTCAAGATCCGCGAAGGTTATCCGGTCGGTTGCAAGGTGACGCTGCGCAAAGAGCGCATGTACGAATTCCTGGATCGTCTGATCTCTGTGGCGATTCCGCGTATCCGCGACTTCCGTGGTATTTCCGGCAAGTCTTTCGACGGCCGTGGCAATTACAACATGGGCGTGAAAGAGCAGATCATTTTCCCGGAAATCGAATACGAAAAGGTTGACGCTCTGCGTGGTATGAACATCACCATCACCACCAGCGCCAAGACCGATGAAGAGGCCAAGGCATTGCTGCTGGCTTTCAAGCTTCCATTGAAGAAGTGA